AGGAGAACCTCATCGGCAGCGAGGGCGGCGGCTTCTACATGCTCGCGGACTTTTTCAACCACGGCCGCGTCGCCGTCGGCGGTCACGGTCTCGGCCTCGCCGCGGCGGCCATCGAGGAGGCGTGGTCGTTCGTCCACGACCGCGAGGCGTTCGGCCGCAACGTCTCGGAGTTCCAGGCCGTCCAGCACATCCTCGCCGACATGCGCATGGAGTTCGAGGCCGCCCGCGCGCTCAACTGGCGCGCCGCCCAGAAAGTTCAAGACGGCGAGAACGCCGGCTTCTGGGCAGCGGCAACTAAAACGAAGTCGACCGAAGTCGCGAACTTCTGCGCAGAACGCGGGATGCAGCTGCACGGTGGGCGCTCTATTCTCACCGACCGCCGCATCGCCCGCGTCTACCGCGACGTGCGCATCCCGGTCATCTACGAGGGCGCGAACGAGATACAGCGCAACCTCATCTACCGGCAGTCGAAGTAAGCGAGTTCGCTCCGCCTTCTCGCCCGTCACACTCTCCGTCGGGAGTCACCTACCAGCGAACGCGACAAAATCCTTAGACACGTCGGCGACGTTTCCGAGCGCGTCGACCGTCTTGCCGACGGTCCGACGATGGAACCGACCGTGTCACCCGAACTCACCGCCGCCACCGCCGCCCGCTACCGCCTCCGCTCGCAGCGTCTCGTGCCGCGCACAGACGACCAGACGACCGTCTCGAACCTTCTCACCGCCGTCTCCGGCATCCAGGCCCAAGAGAAACCGGCGGCCGCACTCGGCGTGCGCGCACGAAGTAGCACGCTGACCAAGGCGGACCTCGAACGCGCGCTGTACGAGGAGCGGTCGGTCGTCAGGACGTGGTGCATTCGCGGAGCGCTCCACCTCGTCGCCGCTTCGGATCTCGCGCTGTTGCTCCCGATATTCGGGTCGACGTTCGTCTCCCGGGGACCGGAGCCGAAACGACTCGAAGCGATGGGTCTCGACGAGGCCGCAATCGACCGCGCGATGGAGGTGATCCGCGACGCACTCCGCGAGGAAGGACCGCTCACCCGCGAGGAGATCGCTCGCGTCCTCCGCGAAAGCGGCGTCGGCGTCGACTCCGAAAGTCAAGCGCCGTATCATCTGGTCCGCCGCGCCGCGCTGCTCGGGATTCTCTGCGAAGTCGCGCCCAAGGAGGGACAGACGGCCTACGACCTGCTCGACGAGTGGGTGCAGTTCGACGACCCGCCGGACAGGCAGGACGCGCTCGTCGAACTCGCCCGCCGCTACCTCCGGGCGTTCCAGCCCGCGTCGATGGACGATTTCGCGGCGTGGTCGGGGCTGTACGTGCGCGATGTGAAGCTCGCGTGGGGCCTCGTCGCCGACGAAACGACCGAGGTAACCGTCGACGGAACGCAAGCCGCGATGCTCACTGACGACCTCGAAGCGTACGAGTCGGCGACGAAGCCGACGAACTCGACCGATTCGCGCGGTGCGGCCGACGCGGCCGACCGCGTCCGACTCGTCCCTGGCTACGATTCCTACCTGCTCGGCTACGAGAAGGAGAACCGCCCGATACCGAGAGAACACGAATCGCGCGTCTGGCCGGGTGCGGGCATCATCCGTCCGACGCTCGTCGTCGACGGCCACGTCACCGGAACATGGCGACTCGACCGCTCGCGAGCGACGACGGCAGCCGTCGTCGACCCGTTCGAGCCGTTCGACCCCGACCTCGAAGTGCCGCTCCGAGACGAAGTCGAGGACGTGGGCCGGTTTCTCGACATCGAAATCGAACTCCGATTCGTCGACTGAACGCGGTTTCGCGGCTCAGTCCGCCGTCGCCGCTCGCGCCGCCCCGTTCTCGGCGGGCGTCACGCGACGCTCCAGCGCCAGCACGCCGACGGCGAGACCGACGCATCCGAGCGCGAGCGTCGGCCACAGCCAGACCTCGATCCCCAGATCGAAGAACGCGCCGCCGAGAGCTGCGCCGATACCGAAGCCGAGCCGTTTGGCGATTTCGACGAGCGAGAGACCTGTCCCGCGCTTGGCCTCGGAGGAGATGTCGCTGGCGAGCGAGGAGACAAGCGGCGAGTGTAGAATCTCGCCGAGCGTCCGGAGCACGAGAAACGTGCCGACGAGTGCGACGCCTGCAGCGACCGGAATTGACGCGCCGACGACGGGGCCGAGCGCAACGACCCAGACGGCGAGCATCGCCGCCGCCCAGAAACCCGCCGAGACGACCAGTCCCCGGGTCCGTCGCCAGTCGGCGACGGCGGCGACGAGCGGCAACTGGAGCGTGACGATGACTATCGGGTTGAGCACGTAGAGCGTCCCAAGTTCGGCCGACGTAAGGCCGAGCGTCTCGGTAGCGACAACGGGGACCGTCGCCTGCATCTGTGCGTACATTACCGCGAAGCCGACGTTGAGAAGCGCGAGAAAGACAATTCGCGGTCGCGTGACAGCGCGTCGCCAGTCCGACAGCGCCGACGCCAGTGAGGACGCCGCGGTGGTCTCCGAACTCGTTCCGTCGTCGCCGCGTCGAACCCGCGGCAGCGTCGCCCAGAGCAACACTGCGACGACGCCGCAGGTGAGTCCGTCGGCGACGAAGACGGCCAACTGCGCGATGGTGTAGAGGACGCCGCCCACGACGAATCCGAGACCGAACCCGGCGTTGTTGGCGACCTTCAGGAGCGCGAAGGCTCTGTCGCGTTCGCTCCCGTCGGTCAAATCGGCTATCATCGCCTGACTCGCGGGCGGAAAGAGACCGAGCGTCAGTCCGGCGGCCGTCGCAACGGCGACGAAACCGGCCGCGTTCGTCACCGCGGCGTAGGCGGCGAGGGTCAGCGTCGACAGCGCCATGCTCGTCACCATCACAGGCTTGCGGCCGATTCGGTCGGCGGCGAACCCGCCGACTGCGGTGCCGACCGCGGTGGCGACGTTGTTGAGGAGGAGACCGAAGCCGACGACGCCGAGCGAGATGCCGACCTCGAGGTGGAAGTGAACCGTCGCGAACGGGTAGACGAGACCGGAGCCGAACAGGTTGACAAGTTGGCCGAGCGAGACGAGATAAACCGGCCGACGAAAGCCGCGCACGGCGTCCAACGATGGGGTTCGCACGTCGGCCGGTTCTCCGGCGCTCCTCCTGAACGATTCGGTGGCGGCCCGCGTTTCCGCGATTTGCCGCGCGCTTCGCGACTCCTCACTCGTCCTTCGAGGCGAGCACCCGGTAGCTCTCCAGCGTCGCACGCATCGGCTCCGCCCCGTTGGTTCCCTTTCGCTCAGTGCCGTAATTCATCCAGCGCGCCCCGTCGTTGTCGCGGGTGTAGCTGTACATGCGGTACTCGTCGTCGGTTTCGAGTACGATTTCGATAATCGCCTCGTCCGGGCCTGGGTCGTCGTCTCTGAGTACGACGCCGCGGGTCGCCGGGTCGTGGTCCATCACGTGGACGACGCGGGTCTCGTCGTCCAGCAACCCGCGCGCTTCGTCGCCGCTCAGTGGGCGGTCGGGCCACTCCTCCGCCACGGTCGGTTCGTCCATACCTACTATTCGAGGTGTGAGGACTTTGCTCGTCGCATCTCTCGGCGTGCTGAACAGTTATCGCTCGCCCGACCCAAGATGCGGTATGGTTGACGCCAGCATCCACTTGCTCGACCGCGGACGTGTCCGCGCAGACATGAACTACGTCGTCGACGGCTACGCGATGGCCAGCGCCGAGAACCCCGACCCCGACCACGATATCGCGGAGTTCGTCGTCTGGAGCGCCGTCGTCGACCACCCGGAGGCGACGGTGCTGTGGGACACCGGGTCGCACCCGGAGGCGGCCGACGGCTACTGGCCCGCGCCACTGTACGGCGCGTTCGAACATTACGACGCCGCCGACCACGACCTCGAATCCGACCTCGACGCCGCGGGCTACGACCTCGGCGACGTCGACGCCGTCGTGATGAGCCACCTGCACCTCGACCACGCGGGCGGCCTCCGCAACTTCGCGGACACCGACGTCCCCGTCTACGTCCACGAGGAGGAACTGAAGTTCGCCTACTACAGCGCGAAGACGACGGAAGGCTCCGTCGCCTACCTCGCCTCGGACTTCGACCACGATCTGAACTGGGAGATAGTCCACCGCCACCGGACGACGCTGTTTGACGACTTCGAACTCCTCCACCTGCCCGGTCACACCCCCGGCGTGATGGGCGCGAAAATCGACCTCCCCGACGAGACAGTGCTCGTCGCCGGTGACGAGTGTTACGTCGACGCCAACTACACTGACGAGGTGCCGTTGGGTCCGGGCCTACTGTGGAGCGACCGCGACTGGTTCGACAGCCTCCAACTCGTCAAGGAACTCCAGCGTCGCCACGACGCGGACGTGCTGTACGGCCACGACCTCGAACGGTTCGAGTCGTTCGACGGCGGGTGGAACCGCTAAGTCGATCGGACGACGTATTCTATCGAGCTATACAGAAACCCATACAGAAATCTCCCCGGAAATCTAACTGTAGTCGCGGCGACCGTGACGCTCACATTCGGCTCACCGTGGCGCTTACACCGCTTCGGCCCCAAGAACGGGCGTTATGAAAAAGCAGGAACTCGTCCAGTTCCACTCCCTGCTCGTCCTCCTTGGCCAGGAGTACATCCGGCGCGGCGACGCGACCCGGGCGGACTTCGAGCCGTACCGCGACATCGGCGTCACGCCGATGTCGCTGCAGGCGTCGCGGGCCGACCACGAGGAGGCAGTGTCGACGCTGGCTCACATTCTCGCCTCGCTCTCGGTGTCGGGCGAGACGACGACTCGCTCGGCAGTCTCGTTCGAGTGACTCGTGTTTTCTCCGACTCTCGCCGGTTCTAGATCGTCCTCTCCTCGGCGCCGAACGAGTACCACTAAGACGCACCCGCGTCAGCCACGACCATGCGACTGCAGGAGTACTGGGGGGTCGGACCGAAGACGAGCGACAGATTGCAGCGGACGCTCGGCGTCGACGCCGCCGTCGAGGCCATCGAATCCGCCGACGTGCGAGCGCTGACCGAAGCAGGCATCCCCGCCGGACGCGCAACGCGCATCCTCCGGCGGGCCAAAGGCGACGCCGGGATGGCGACGCTCGGAACGAGAGACGCGCGCTCGGTCTACGACGAGCTACTCTCGCTGGCAGGCGAACACGCCGTGACGCGTCACGCGGGCGACCGAATCCGCGTGCTCACGCCGCTGCCGGAGCGCTCCGCCCGCGACGCGCGACTCGACAAGATAGAGGCCGCCCGCGAAGCGTGGGCTGCATTGAACGCCGACGAACGGGACGAGGTTCTCGCGGCGTTCACCACCTACGACGAGGCGGGC
This genomic stretch from Haloprofundus salilacus harbors:
- a CDS encoding winged helix DNA-binding domain-containing protein, translating into MEPTVSPELTAATAARYRLRSQRLVPRTDDQTTVSNLLTAVSGIQAQEKPAAALGVRARSSTLTKADLERALYEERSVVRTWCIRGALHLVAASDLALLLPIFGSTFVSRGPEPKRLEAMGLDEAAIDRAMEVIRDALREEGPLTREEIARVLRESGVGVDSESQAPYHLVRRAALLGILCEVAPKEGQTAYDLLDEWVQFDDPPDRQDALVELARRYLRAFQPASMDDFAAWSGLYVRDVKLAWGLVADETTEVTVDGTQAAMLTDDLEAYESATKPTNSTDSRGAADAADRVRLVPGYDSYLLGYEKENRPIPREHESRVWPGAGIIRPTLVVDGHVTGTWRLDRSRATTAAVVDPFEPFDPDLEVPLRDEVEDVGRFLDIEIELRFVD
- a CDS encoding MFS transporter; its protein translation is MRTPSLDAVRGFRRPVYLVSLGQLVNLFGSGLVYPFATVHFHLEVGISLGVVGFGLLLNNVATAVGTAVGGFAADRIGRKPVMVTSMALSTLTLAAYAAVTNAAGFVAVATAAGLTLGLFPPASQAMIADLTDGSERDRAFALLKVANNAGFGLGFVVGGVLYTIAQLAVFVADGLTCGVVAVLLWATLPRVRRGDDGTSSETTAASSLASALSDWRRAVTRPRIVFLALLNVGFAVMYAQMQATVPVVATETLGLTSAELGTLYVLNPIVIVTLQLPLVAAVADWRRTRGLVVSAGFWAAAMLAVWVVALGPVVGASIPVAAGVALVGTFLVLRTLGEILHSPLVSSLASDISSEAKRGTGLSLVEIAKRLGFGIGAALGGAFFDLGIEVWLWPTLALGCVGLAVGVLALERRVTPAENGAARAATAD
- a CDS encoding N-acyl homoserine lactonase family protein; amino-acid sequence: MVDASIHLLDRGRVRADMNYVVDGYAMASAENPDPDHDIAEFVVWSAVVDHPEATVLWDTGSHPEAADGYWPAPLYGAFEHYDAADHDLESDLDAAGYDLGDVDAVVMSHLHLDHAGGLRNFADTDVPVYVHEEELKFAYYSAKTTEGSVAYLASDFDHDLNWEIVHRHRTTLFDDFELLHLPGHTPGVMGAKIDLPDETVLVAGDECYVDANYTDEVPLGPGLLWSDRDWFDSLQLVKELQRRHDADVLYGHDLERFESFDGGWNR
- a CDS encoding UPF0058 family protein, which encodes MKKQELVQFHSLLVLLGQEYIRRGDATRADFEPYRDIGVTPMSLQASRADHEEAVSTLAHILASLSVSGETTTRSAVSFE